GGGCTTTCGGACAGCTCGATATTCTCATCAACAATGCCGGGGCCGGTGGTCGCCATCTTGGTCACCGGGTCGAGGACATCAGCGATGAAAGCTGGCGCATCATCCTCGACAGCCATCTCACCGCGACGTTTTTATGCACGCGCGCAGCCCTGCCGCATCTGGGGCATGCGGGTTATGGCCGGATCATCAATATTTCCTCGATGAATTTTACCGGTGGTGGTCGTCCCGGAGTGGCCCATTATGCGGCAGCCAAGGCCGGGATCGCCGGCTTCACCCGGACCAGCGCCAAGGAGCAGGGCCCGCGCGGGGTCACCGTTAATGCGATTGCGCCAGGTTATGTCGAAACTGACCTGATTTCCGGCTTCACCGACCACCAGCGTCATGTCATTACCAGTCAGAACCCGATCGGCCGTTTCTGCAAGCCGGCTGAAGTGGGTGCCTTGGCTGCCTATCTGTGTGGTCGGTCGGCCGATTTCATCAATGGTGCGCTGATCTGTATTGATGGCGGCAAGCGTGATTTTCACTGGGACCAGGACGGGACTGCATCATGACGACACGTATCTTCGGCGCTCCGCACCTCTATATCCAGGGGCCGGATACTCTTGAGCGGCTGCCTGAGCTTCTGTCCGGCCTGGGCAGCAAGGTGTTTATGGTGGCCGATCCGTTCGTCGCGGAAAGATACGGCTCGCGGCTTGCCGAACTGCTTGGACCGTCTGCGGTGGTTGCAGCTTTTGGCGGTGAATGCACATCTGCCGAAATTGACCGCATGGTCGGGCTTGCCGATAGCCATGGAGCCGACGTCATTGTCGGCATGGGCGGCGGCAAGGCGATCGACACATCCAAGGGCGTGCGGATCAAGCGCGGCGGTCGTATTGTCATCGTGCCGACCATTGCCTCCAATGACAGCCCGACGTCGCGGCTTTCGGTCATTTACAAGGAAGACCACTCGATTTCCGAGGTCCGGCTGATGGCGACAAACCCGGACGCGGTTCTGGTTGACAGCAAGCTGATCGTTGAAGCGCCGGTGCGGTTTTTTCTTTCGGGCGTGGGTGACGCGCTGTCAAAGAAATACGAGGCGATTCAATGTGTGAATTCCGGCGCCACGAATTTTTATGGTGGCGCGCAGACCGAATGTCTGCGGGCGATCGCTAACCATTGCGATGTGGTCCTGCGCCGTGACGCGGTTATTGCCGCCAATGATGTGCGGGCGCACCGCACCAGTCCCGAGGTTGAATCGGTGATCGAAGCGGCGGTATTGTTGAGCGGGCTGGCATTTGAGAATGGCGGGCTCTCGATTGCCCATTCGCTGACGCGCGGGTTTTCGGTGATCCCTGCCTTGCAGGCATTTCTGCATGGCGAGCAGGTCGGATTTGGGACGCTGGTGCAATTGGCGATGACACCTGATTCATATGCCGAGCGGGATGAATTTTTCCAGCTTTTAGGCGAACTCGGTCTGCCGCGACGGCTGTCCGATTTCGGCGGTACCGACGAGGATGCCGAAAGGATCGCCCAGGTGACCTTCGAAAGTTCCCCCTATATCCGCAATTTCGAGCGTCCGGTCACCGCAGCCATCATTGCCGGCGCAATCCGGAGCCTGGAGCAGCACTGATCAACCCATCAACGCTTGGTCTGAATGCATCAGAATGCCGGTCAGCGGATGTCTGCGGGGATCGGGAAGAACTGCTCAATCCCGGTGTTCATGAGGGCGGCTGGTCCGGCACCGATGCTGACTGATCATCGGGCTGCCTGGAGAGATGTGTTACCTGTGGAGGGAGCAGCTCTATCCTGCGGGAGGGAACGCCCCCTCCGGCACGGCGCAACGCATCGTCAACAAGACAGTACACCTCATCGCGGCAATCGATATCTCTGTCATACCGGTTGAGCCAGTAGCGCAGGGCATAGGTGATGCCCCCTGCCTCATAGGCAAGGACGCGCACGTCGGGCTCGGGTTCCGACTGGATCAATCTGGCTTCCTTCATGGCATTCAGCATCACCTTTCGGGCCTTGCCGATGGGCAGGGTATGGTCGAGCGTGATGGTGACCTGCGCGCGGTATTGCGGTTTGGGGGCGGAGTAGTTTGTGATCCGCTGGCGGGCGATCTGGCTGTTGGGCAGGATCAGATAGGCCGAATCCCGGGTCAGAACCCGCGTCGTCCTCCAGCCAATCTCGATCACCTTGCCGCGCGCCAATCCGTCGATGTCGACCCAGTCGCCAATCCGGAACGGTCCTTCGATGCCCAGGGCGACCCCGGACAATGTATCGGCCACGACGTTACGAATTGCAAAGCCCAGCATGGCCAGGATAAGTCCGGATCCCGCCAGCGCGCCGAATGCGCCCTGGCCCATGAACAGGGATACGGTTCCCGCGAACGCGACCAGGAACAGGAGTGCTGCGACGATGTCGTTTAGCAATCTGGGATAGCGTCGGGTGCTCGACGCTGCCTGGTCCAGAGCCATCGCGAAGATCCGACTGACCAGCCACGCGGACGCGAAATAGGCCAATGCGGTCAGGCTAAGTGAAACCGTCTCGCTGAATCCGAAATAGCGCGCCAGATCGGTGTGAAACAAAACCAGCCCAAGGCTCAGAATCATGAAGAATGCCGGCCAGGCAAGGCGTTTGACATGTTGTCTTGCGGTCATTGGCGGTGACCTCCCGATGCGCTTGTACTGTAGGTGGCACGATGGGAAATGAGGCAGGAGGGGCACTGGCCCGCATGGGCGTGCGGGATATGGGTATTGCAGCGGCGGCAGATCATGTTGGGGCTGACGCCGGGTCTGCCGATCGACACAAAGCAGAACAGACATCTGCTGAATGCGGCGCGGGGCAGGGGCTTGTTACAGTGGGCGCAGCTATTGCGCGCGAGAAGAGTCGTCATCTTGCTTGCTCCGGGAAATTAGGCTGAATGCGGCGTGGCACTTGGGTAGCCCGAAGGAAGCAATGTCACTGGTCTAGATCACGATGCTGCCTCCTTCGGGCGTGGAATGTGCGACTGGATAGTTCCTCACAGAAATCTGCATTTTCAGTCTGGTCCCCCATTGTTGCTGGTGGCCCGCTCGGCACGGATTACGGTCAATATTCGGCGCTGGTTGGTGCGGATATTCCAACAAGACATGGTGCCTTCAGTCAGACCCAAAAGCGCCACGCCGTTTGGTGTCGCCACCAAACCCTGCTGATGGTCGATATCGACGTTGACGGCGTTATAGGGCAGCAGTCCGAGATGCTGTGTGACCGAAGCGGTCATGTGGGACGTCATTCTCAAAACTCCTACAGGGACTCGCAAAAGCGAACGGAGACGGGAGGGCAAAATGAAGGGAAGCGGGGGTCGCTTCGAGCATGCGGAAGCACCGTCCAGGGAAGCCGCCTTGGTGGCGGCGACTTCGGATCGGCAAGGATACAGGGGGTGGATGGATTGATACGACGGATGCTGGTCATGACTTCTCCTCGGACGACATCATCGTCACGCGCTCAATTCAGAATTGTGCGGAAACCCCGGGAGGTCGGACAGGCGCGCGGGCGCCTACACCGCCCGGGGAAACAGGCGGTTGAGCAGAAGAAACCGGAAATGATTTGCATACTTCAACATGCCCATACAGGTAGGTACGGGCTCTGTATTAGTCAATCGTCGGGGATCTGGCAGGGGGCTTGTAAGCAGCCGTAAGCCGCGAATGCCGCCTTAATCGGGGCCTCTGTGCCGAAAGGTCGCAGACGTAGGTTCCCCGATTGAAGGCATCGGTCGTGATGGCCATTTAAAGATCATGACCATGTCAAGGATTCTCAAGAGATCCCTGCTTTCCGCAGGACAATTACTCAACCGCCAGTAACCCCGAGCGGAGACGGTGCCATGCGCCGGCCTTCGTCTCGGGGTATCGGACGATCTGAAAATGATCGAAGGAAATGGACGGCGGCGTGCGCGAAGCACGGGGATGGCGGGGAAGACAATTCCTCCCGGCCCGGCCTAGCACAACCAATGTCCCGGTATTGGTAATTTCTGGATTGGAGGACGACATGTCCATCTACATCACCCGCCATATGCTCAACCCCGATTTGTACCCGCTGAAAATGGAAAAGCGGTCCGGATTTCTCCGCCGGGGATGGCAGTTTCTTGTTCGGAAATGGGGGTGCCACCAGGCGATCTTGGCGCTTGAAGCCATGGATGACAGGTTGCTGCGAGACATTGGCCTCTATCGCGCTGACATTACACGCGCGGTGAATGGGAGTGTCGACCACCAAGTGCGAATGATGCCCCTGGCGCCTCTCAATACCGTCTCCCGGATAAAGACAGAGGATTTCAGGAAAGCGGCATGACCGCCATCGGTTTTAGCTTGGTGGTGGCAACGGAAGTGCGGTCGTTACAAGCAGAGACCGCGCATGTGCCGGGATTATGAGCCGGATTGCTTGGGGAAAGTGCTTTTCCGGCCGCCATCTCGACAGCATCGGCTTGAGTTGGTGCCCGCATGTGGCTATCTGGAGTTTGCCCCATGCGGAACACCGCGAACAACAAGGCGCATTCTCCCGTGACCCCAGATTTTCTCGTTACCCATTCCGGCGGTTTTCATGCCGACGAACTGTTGTCCAGCGTCGTCCTGACGCAACTGTTTCCGCAGGCGCACGTGGTCCGCAGCCGGTCACCGGAATGGATCACGCCCGGCACGGACCGGATCGTCTACGATGTGGGCGGCGCCTATGATGCAGATGCGCGGATCTTCGATCACCATCAGCGCGGCGCGCCGCTGCGGGAGGATGGACAGCCCTACAGCTCCTTCGGGTTGATCTGGAAGCATTATGGCCACGCCTATCTTGCTGCCCGGGGACTTCCCGAAGCCCATATCGATACCATCCATTCGGCATTGGACGCCAGTTTTGTCCTGCCCATCGATCTGATGGACAACGGCGCGATGAGTCCCGCCGTTGCAGGACCGCTGGCGGTGCTGACATTGCCGGTTCTGCTTGAAACCCTGAAGCCGGTCTTCGATGAGCCCGATCCCGAGGCGCTGGAGCTTGCGTTCCACGCGGCACTTGGGATTGCGCGCAGTTTTCTCGAGGCCAAGATCGCCGGAAGTGCGGCAAAGCTCCGGGCTGAGGACATCGTGCTCCAGGCAGTTGTGGATGCAGGCGAAAACCGGGTTCTGGAACTACCGATGGGGATGCCGTTCCGTTCGGCAGTCATGAAATCAGGCGCGGATCATCTGCTGTTCGTGGTTCACCCGCGCGACAAGGATTGGTGCCTGACCGGCATCCGCCGTGCTGATGAGGGCTTTGAGCTTCGCGCTGATCTGCCCGCAGCCTGGGCCGGCTTGACCAATGGCGAACTGGAGGCCGCTTGCGGTGTGGAAGGCGCAAGCTTTTGCCATAATGGCCGCTTCATCGCCGCCGCCAAGACTCGCAAGGCAGCACTCACCATGGCCGAATTGGCGGTCAGCGAAGCTGGGGCGGCCACGCAAGCTTGAATGGCATAGCTTCAGGCTTCGCAGCGGCTGGAAGTACAGCCCGAAAATTCTGACAGGGCATGCAGGCTTTCATAGCCTGCACCAGGCAGCCCGCCGTGACGATTCCGGATAAGCGCCATGCCGTACAGCCGGGGGCTCGGCTCCTGGAACGTCTTGCGTTAAGATTTCGCCCGAAAATGGGGTGCAGTGACCCAGTCCGGCGAAGGCCCTCGGCACGCTGTAAACCGGCCTGAATTGTGCGTCGTCGCGGAAACCATCTGGGTCAGCGGTCATGTGCGACCGCAGCCCGAGGCCAGACGGATGATTGCGAGCGGGGTGACCTTGCCAGCGAGCAATTCCTGTAAGTGGCAAGCCGCTCAGACCTGAAGCGCGGGATCGTTGAAGACGTCTCCGCATTGGCGTAGATGTGGTTTTGTGGGCGGGACTCATTTCAGTTTTCGGCCAGCAGCGCTTCGCCATGATCGCCGTTGAGCAAGTGCCGACAGGTTCAGGGCGAAACCTTGCCTGCCGCATAGCCCGGTATGTTGTCGGCAAAGCAAAAAGAGATTGGCAGGCAGGTTGCGCCATTGCAAATGTGGCAACCGTGCGCCAAACACGATCAGCATAGCAGAAAAGGTCTGACTCCGTTGAATGGAATTGATGAAAAACTACAACCCATCCTTGCTACCGTCCTGCACCGCAATGCCGGTGAACCGGAATTCCACCAGGCAGTCCGCGAGGTGTTGGAAAGCCTGGGGCGTGTCGTCGCCCGACATCCCGAATATTCCGATGAAGCGCTGATCGAGCGCATTTGCGAGCCGGAGCGACAGATCATCTTTCGGGTTCCCTGGATCGACGACAACAATCAGGTGCGGATCAATCGCGGATTTCGCGTTCAGTTCAATTCTTCACTTGGCCCCTACAAGGGGGGATTCGCTTTCACCCTTCGGTCAATGTCGGGATCATCAAGTTTCTCGGTTTCGAACAAGTGTTCAAGAACGCGCTGACGGGCATGCCCATTGGCGGCGGCAAGGGCGGATCGGATTTTGATCCGAAGGGGCGCTCGGACCGGGAAATCATGCGTTTCTGCCAATCCTTCATGGTCGAACTGCACCGCCATATCGGCGAATATGTCGACGTTCCGGCAGGCGATATTGGCGTCGGTGCGCGCGAGATTGGCTACATGTTCGGCATGTACAAGCGACTGAATAACCGGTTTGAAGCCGGTGTATTGACTGGCAAGGGTCTGGCCTACGGTGGCTCCCGGGCGCGCAAGGAGGCGACCGGATTTGGTCTGGCCTATTTCGTGCAATCGATGCTGGAAAAGAAAGGCACAGATTTCGAAGGCAAGCGCTGTGTCGTCTCAGGCTCGGGCAATGTTGCCATCTATGCCATGGAAAAGATCCTGTCTTTTGGAGGCAAGATCGTCGCCTGCTCGGACTCCGCCGGCTATATTGTAGATGAAAACGGTATCGATCTCGATCTGGTCAAGCAGATCAAGGAGGCGCGGCGGGCCCGGATTTCCGAATATGCCGATCTCAAGGGACAGGGCTGCACCTACATCAAGGGTGGTTCGGTCTGGCAGGTCCCGTGCGAGATCGCGTTGCCTTGCGCTACCCAGAACGAGCTGAATGGCACAGATGCCAAGGCGTTGATCAAGAACGGCGTGATCGCCGTTGCCGAAGGGGCCAACATGCCCAGCACGCCCGAAGCGGTGCAGCAGTTCCGGACCGCTGGCGTCATGTTCGCTCCGGGCAAAGCTGCAAATGCCGGCGGGGTCGCCACATCGGCGCTGGAAATGCAGCAGAATGCAAGCCGCGACAGTTGGTCGTTCCAGAAGACGGAAGACCGGCTGGCTGAGATCATGCGCGGAATTCACGAGGCCTGCGACCAGACCGCCGAGGAATTTGGTGCACCGGGTGATTATGTCCTCGGCGCAAATATCGCCGGTTTCGTGCGCGTGGCCGACGCCATGCGGGCGATGGGCATAATTTGATCGGTCACGCCGCACGCAGATGAAATGATCCGGTCTCGGTACGATTCGAGGCCGCATGGGCTTGCAGGGCGAACCAATATCAGCTTGCAAGCCCGATCGTGCAGGCAGGGGCATCGGTGACCGATGCCGGTTAATGCTACCGCGCCCCTACAGGTTCTCCTTCAAGAGAATTTCAATACGTATTCGCTCTTGTGAGGCCAGAGGCTCCCGTTGATCATGCCTGGCCTTGAGGATGCGGATTGCACTTCTGACCAGATGGCCAGGGTTTTGCGCAATCACGGCATCGATTTGTCCATTTTGCAGTGCGGCTTCCGTGAAAGGAGTACGCTCGTGGACGATTTTCACCAGCGGTTTTGTTGCGACCTTTGATATTTCCTCAATCGGGATGCGAGCTTCTGCGCTTAGAATATACAGACCTGAAATATCTGGATGATTGGCAAAAACGTTGCTGAAAATCCGTCTGGTTCTCTGCAGGTCTCCGTGGGTTTCGATTGAAGGCAGGGTCTTGAGTTCCGGATATTCCCGGTTGATGACGTCGTCAAAACCCAGCCGGCGCTCAATGCTGTCGCGCGATTGCATGGTCTCGGAGACGATCACGATTTTCCCTTCGCGTCCGCCCAGAAAGCGGCCGAGTAGTTGCGCGGCTGTGGCACCTGCAGCGTGGTTGTTGATGCCGACGAAGTCGATGCTGGCTGCTTTGGGTTGTCCGGCAAGAAACTGGACGACTTCTATACCGCGTTCCAGAAGACGGTTGATGGCATCGCGAACCTGTGGTGATTCCGGCGCCGCGATGGCGATGCCATGGACCAGTTTGGCATCCAGTTTGCCCAGATAGCCTGCCAGGCAGTACGGATCTTCGGCGGGAAGGCGGACGGCGGCGGCATCGACCATTTCGGCAGAAAATGCCCTGTTGGCTTCTTCTATATGTTTGATCAGAACG
This DNA window, taken from Hoeflea algicola, encodes the following:
- a CDS encoding DUF1127 domain-containing protein, coding for MSIYITRHMLNPDLYPLKMEKRSGFLRRGWQFLVRKWGCHQAILALEAMDDRLLRDIGLYRADITRAVNGSVDHQVRMMPLAPLNTVSRIKTEDFRKAA
- a CDS encoding mechanosensitive ion channel family protein translates to MTARQHVKRLAWPAFFMILSLGLVLFHTDLARYFGFSETVSLSLTALAYFASAWLVSRIFAMALDQAASSTRRYPRLLNDIVAALLFLVAFAGTVSLFMGQGAFGALAGSGLILAMLGFAIRNVVADTLSGVALGIEGPFRIGDWVDIDGLARGKVIEIGWRTTRVLTRDSAYLILPNSQIARQRITNYSAPKPQYRAQVTITLDHTLPIGKARKVMLNAMKEARLIQSEPEPDVRVLAYEAGGITYALRYWLNRYDRDIDCRDEVYCLVDDALRRAGGGVPSRRIELLPPQVTHLSRQPDDQSASVPDQPPS
- a CDS encoding MYG1 family protein, translated to MTPDFLVTHSGGFHADELLSSVVLTQLFPQAHVVRSRSPEWITPGTDRIVYDVGGAYDADARIFDHHQRGAPLREDGQPYSSFGLIWKHYGHAYLAARGLPEAHIDTIHSALDASFVLPIDLMDNGAMSPAVAGPLAVLTLPVLLETLKPVFDEPDPEALELAFHAALGIARSFLEAKIAGSAAKLRAEDIVLQAVVDAGENRVLELPMGMPFRSAVMKSGADHLLFVVHPRDKDWCLTGIRRADEGFELRADLPAAWAGLTNGELEAACGVEGASFCHNGRFIAAAKTRKAALTMAELAVSEAGAATQA
- a CDS encoding SDR family NAD(P)-dependent oxidoreductase; this translates as MDLQIDGRVALITGGAGGLGMAQARALAGEGVRLVINDLDPDRAVDAVKLLHLEGFEAIAVPGDVSKPDSANSVVEDAAGAFGQLDILINNAGAGGRHLGHRVEDISDESWRIILDSHLTATFLCTRAALPHLGHAGYGRIINISSMNFTGGGRPGVAHYAAAKAGIAGFTRTSAKEQGPRGVTVNAIAPGYVETDLISGFTDHQRHVITSQNPIGRFCKPAEVGALAAYLCGRSADFINGALICIDGGKRDFHWDQDGTAS
- a CDS encoding glycerol dehydrogenase, producing MTTRIFGAPHLYIQGPDTLERLPELLSGLGSKVFMVADPFVAERYGSRLAELLGPSAVVAAFGGECTSAEIDRMVGLADSHGADVIVGMGGGKAIDTSKGVRIKRGGRIVIVPTIASNDSPTSRLSVIYKEDHSISEVRLMATNPDAVLVDSKLIVEAPVRFFLSGVGDALSKKYEAIQCVNSGATNFYGGAQTECLRAIANHCDVVLRRDAVIAANDVRAHRTSPEVESVIEAAVLLSGLAFENGGLSIAHSLTRGFSVIPALQAFLHGEQVGFGTLVQLAMTPDSYAERDEFFQLLGELGLPRRLSDFGGTDEDAERIAQVTFESSPYIRNFERPVTAAIIAGAIRSLEQH
- a CDS encoding LacI family DNA-binding transcriptional regulator → MRPTAKDLAAEAGVSLATIDRVLNGRPGVKQHTVSKVNEAIDRIGFVRNLSAVNLARKKTYHFRFLLPEQGDQFLDVLIKHIEEANRAFSAEMVDAAAVRLPAEDPYCLAGYLGKLDAKLVHGIAIAAPESPQVRDAINRLLERGIEVVQFLAGQPKAASIDFVGINNHAAGATAAQLLGRFLGGREGKIVIVSETMQSRDSIERRLGFDDVINREYPELKTLPSIETHGDLQRTRRIFSNVFANHPDISGLYILSAEARIPIEEISKVATKPLVKIVHERTPFTEAALQNGQIDAVIAQNPGHLVRSAIRILKARHDQREPLASQERIRIEILLKENL